The proteins below come from a single Bombus fervidus isolate BK054 chromosome 15, iyBomFerv1, whole genome shotgun sequence genomic window:
- the Nd-42 gene encoding NADH dehydrogenase (ubiquinone) subunit ND-42 has product MTSIFCITSIKGNSIGYLTRLCKASKNFNSVTQVAFMKTLVNKPHTPKPSPFPYWKKQCNDLNMTFDPTTLRFDENSKLIVVDGPPAVGKSKLCEQIAKEFGLLYMPPPVFDEMYINYYGFDIRSLNLQLKDEWHIRDLTHFLRDPNHQGTAQIQYNIFMMRIDQYMNALLHILATGQGVVLNRSIFTEAAYMHAMYNSGYLSKRAVNEFEMMRTNTFHLLLRPHLVIYLDATPETVLERIKKRGNKDEINSKVFTKKFLSDLSIATKEKCLYWLSSHSEILIYDWNKESNHMDIINDIENLNLEEEAKKEKFEDWVFVDTLELIESLQMYHTKNYIFFTLGHTTISEIAPEMYMSNDALEAINELLSKVDTEKYATNCNPKRDKIPWIMKDRNFEFSICRRTPRDFINCDLFKLPC; this is encoded by the exons ATGACATCGATATTCTGTATTACCTCCATTAAAGGCAATTCCATTGGATATTTAACTCGATTATGTAAG gcatcaaagaattttaatagtgTGACACAAGTGGCATTTATGAAAACATTGGTAAATAAACCCCATACACCTAAACCATCTCCATTTCCATATTGGAAAAAACAATGCAATGATTTAAATATGACTTTTGATCCAACAACTCTCAGATTTGATGAAAATAGCAAATTAATAGTCGTAGATGGTCCTCCTGCGGTAGGAAAAAGTAAACTTTGTGAACAAATAGCAAAAGAATTTGGTTTATTATATATGCCACCACCAGTATTTGatgaaatgtatataaattattatggaTTTGACATACGCAGTCTAAATCTACAATTGAAAGATGAGTGGCATATTCGTGATCTGACACATTTCCTAAGAGATCCTAATCACCAGGGAACAGCCCAAatccaatataatatatttatgatgAGAATCGATCAATACATGAACGCGCTACTTCATATTTTGGCAACTGGACAGGGAGTGGTTCTTAATCGTTCCATTTTCACAGAAGCTGCTTATATGCATGCTATGTATAATTCTGGGTATCTTAGCAAACGAGCTGTGAATGAATTTGAAATGATGAGGACAAACACATTCCATCTTTTGCTGAGACCGCATTTAGTCATATATTTGGATGCAACCCCAGAAACTGTTCTA gaaagaattaaaaaacgaGGTAAcaaagatgaaataaattcaaaggtctttacaaaaaaatttttgtcAGATCTGAGCATCGCGACTAAAGAAAAATGCTTGTATTGGCTATCTTCTCACTCAGAGATATTAATCTATGATTGGAACAAAGAGAGCAATCATATGGATATAATTAACGACATAGAAAACTTAAATTTAGAAGAAGAagctaaaaaagaaaaatttgaagattggGTATTTGTTGATACTCTTGAATTAATCGAATCATTACAAATGTATCATACtaagaattatatattttttaccttGGGGCATACGACAATATCGGAAATTGCTCCAGAAATGTACATGTCAAATGATGCACTGGAAGCTATAAATGAGCTACTTAGTAAA GTCGACACCGAAAAATATGCAACTAACTGTAATCCAAAACGTGATAAAATTCCATGGATTATGAAGGACAGAAACTTCGAATTCAGTATCTGCCGTCGCACACCCCGCGACTTTATAAATTGCGATCTATTTAAATTACCTTGTTAA
- the Ykt6 gene encoding YKT6 v-SNARE homolog yields MVKLYALSVLYKNPTSATMLKAAYDVESFSFFQRGSIKEFMTFISKTIVERTQSCSRQSVKEGDYMCHVFVRADNLAAVLISDHEYPRRVAHTLITKVMDDFVAKYPQSMWDTLSEAMTDFAQVNIYLAKYQNPNEADALTKMQNDLDETKIILHNTLEAVLKRGENLDELVSKSQGLSAQSKAFYKTARKTNSCCSLTP; encoded by the exons ATGGTAAAACTATATGCGCTGtctgttttgtataaaaatcctaCATCAGCGACAATGTTAAAAGCTGCTTATGATGTAGAGTCATTTTCGTTTTTTCAAAGAGGAAGCATTAAAGAGTTTATGACATTTATAAGTAAGACTATTGTGGAACGTACTCAGAGTTGCTCTAGACAGAGCGTGAAGGAAGGAG ATTACATGTGTCACGTGTTTGTACGAGCAGATAATCTTGCTGCAGTACTTATATCGGACCATGAATATCCTAGAAGAGTAGCACATACACTAATTACAAAAGTTATGGACGATTTTGTAGCAAAATATCCACAATCTATGTGGGATACATTGAGTGAAGCTATGACTGACTTTGCACAGGTTAACATATATTTAGCAAAATATCAAAACCCAAATGAAGCAGATGCTCTTACTAAAATGCAAAATGACTTAGACGAGACAAAGATTATTTTA CACAATACATTAGAGGCTGTTCTTAAAAGAGGTGAAAATTTGGATGAATTGGTTTCCAAGTCACAAGGTCTTAGCGCTCAGTCGAAAGCGTTTTACAAAACTGCACGTAAAACTAATTCGTGTTGTAGTTTAACTCCTTAA
- the Ing5 gene encoding inhibitor of growth protein 5 produces MTTALYLEHYLDSLEHLPIELQRNFTLMRDLDARAQGLMKDIDKLADDYLKNMKKESPEKKKEQLTHIQNLFNKAKEYGDDKVQLAIQTYELVDKHIRRLDSDLARFEAEIQDKALNSSRAQEENNTSKKGRKKLKEKEKRKKGAVGTNSEDELKSARKKQKKGGSVASASSAGAVGSGAQVDSTALGHPADVLDMPVDPNEPTYCLCHQVSYGEMIGCDNPDCPIEWFHFACVGLTTKPKGKWYCPKCTQDRKKK; encoded by the exons ATGACAACTGCATTATACCTGGAGCATTATTTAGATA GTTTGGAGCATTTACCTATTGAACTACAAAGAAACTTCACTTTAATGAGAGATCTCGATGCCAGAGCACAGGGATTAATGAAAGACATAGATAAATTAGCAGatgattatttgaaaaatatgaaaaaagaatctccagaaaagaagaaagaacagTTGACCCACATTCAAAATTTGTTCAATAAAGCAAAAGAATATGGCGATGATAAAGTTCAGTTAGCAATACAAACATATGAATTAGTAGACAAACATATTAGGAGACTAGATTCAGATTTGGCTAGATTTGAGGCTGAGATACAAGATAAAGCATTAAATAGTAGTAGGGCACAAGAAGAGAATAATACTAGTAAAAAGGGTAGGAAGAAATtgaaggagaaggagaaacgaaagaagggAGCTGTAGGCACAAATAGTGAAGATGAGTTAAAATCAGCTaggaaaaaacaaaagaaag GAGGATCTGTTGCCTCTGCTTCGTCAGCTGGAGCTGTTGGAAGTGGTGCTCAAGTAGATTCTACTGCACTTGGCCATCCAGCAGATGTTTTAGACATGCCAGTAGATCCTAATGAACCAACTTATTGTCTGTGTCATCAAGTTTCTTATGGAGAAATGATTGGTTGTGATAATCCAGAC TGTCCTATAGAATGGTTCCACTTTGCATGCGTTGGATTAACTACAAAACCTAAAGGAAAATGGTATTGCCCAAAATGTACACAAGATAGGAAGAAGAAGTAA